Proteins found in one Herbiconiux sp. A18JL235 genomic segment:
- a CDS encoding sugar ABC transporter substrate-binding protein: protein MHRRTTAALRTTALLAAVSLLAAGCSSGGDAGSTDSASGGDVELTYQSPEGECASGPRDGVDYDTADALIKSFQQPSEGLLQTEKLPQPLGPDTTIAFLNNDTAVAGIMYAAIQKAAADAGINLVNVSTGTDAQSINSALNSVVELDPDAVISVAIDATFYQDQLKQLEANGVPIVYSSQPNADDFGLDDSLGGYNGSLVNGKVLAAGAVAFTCGTGDDFVFYNIPELGFSAIQLESTQEYLAELCPDCNLRVVDISIADPSPADKIVSDLQSHPETDYFITPADQFQIGLADKAQLAGLTNAYGFGQSSLPPNVQQLADGLQSAGFAVDLDMYMYLTLDEAFRKIQGVYKPYDDWEAVNRSVSRVLTPANAGEYLNGFVAYPGMQDDFKALWGK from the coding sequence ATGCACCGTCGCACCACAGCAGCTCTGCGAACAACAGCCCTCCTGGCCGCCGTCTCCCTCCTCGCGGCCGGCTGTTCCTCCGGTGGAGACGCCGGAAGCACCGACTCCGCCTCGGGCGGCGACGTCGAGCTGACCTACCAGAGCCCCGAGGGCGAATGCGCCTCGGGCCCCCGCGACGGTGTCGACTACGACACCGCCGACGCCCTCATCAAGTCGTTCCAGCAGCCCTCCGAGGGTCTGCTGCAGACCGAGAAGCTGCCGCAGCCGCTCGGGCCCGACACCACCATCGCCTTCCTCAACAACGACACCGCCGTCGCGGGGATCATGTACGCGGCCATCCAGAAGGCCGCCGCCGACGCCGGCATCAACCTCGTGAACGTCAGCACCGGCACCGACGCGCAGAGCATCAACAGCGCCCTCAACTCGGTGGTCGAGCTCGACCCCGACGCCGTCATCTCCGTCGCCATCGACGCCACCTTCTACCAGGACCAGCTGAAGCAGCTCGAGGCGAACGGCGTGCCGATCGTCTACTCCTCGCAGCCGAACGCCGACGACTTCGGTCTCGACGACTCCCTGGGCGGCTACAACGGCTCGCTCGTCAACGGCAAGGTGCTCGCCGCCGGCGCCGTCGCCTTCACCTGCGGCACCGGCGACGACTTCGTCTTCTACAACATCCCCGAGCTCGGCTTCTCGGCCATCCAGCTCGAGTCGACCCAGGAGTACCTCGCCGAGCTCTGCCCCGACTGCAACCTGCGCGTGGTCGACATCTCGATCGCCGACCCCAGCCCCGCCGACAAGATCGTCAGCGACCTGCAGTCGCACCCCGAGACCGACTACTTCATCACCCCCGCCGACCAGTTCCAGATCGGTCTCGCCGACAAGGCACAGCTCGCCGGCCTCACGAACGCCTACGGCTTCGGCCAGTCGTCGCTGCCGCCGAACGTGCAGCAGCTCGCCGACGGCCTCCAGTCGGCAGGCTTCGCCGTCGACCTCGACATGTACATGTACCTCACCCTCGACGAGGCCTTCCGCAAGATCCAGGGCGTGTACAAGCCGTACGACGACTGGGAGGCCGTGAACCGGTCGGTCTCGCGCGTGCTCACCCCGGCCAACGCGGGCGAGTACCTCAACGGCTTCGTGGCCTACCCGGGCATGCAGGACGACTTCAAGGCCCTCTGGGGCAAGTAG
- a CDS encoding substrate-binding domain-containing protein: protein MTRRITSTLRAAAVLGAFSLLAAGCSAGGDGGGSTGAAGDSVPLTYMANDGSCASGPADGIDFATADALVKTFEEPATEILATEKLKEPIDPNTKAVYLNNGTPIAALFQAGLQTASEAAGIQFVNVDTGTDAQSINSALNSVVEMNPDIVFDQSVDARFFQDQLAQLEQQGAAIVYGGQLNADEFGLRDSLGGAGSIEVNSKVLANAAVSLTCGTATEFVMYSIPEIPASEIQNEAVPAALKELCPQCNIRTVDISIADPSPADKIVSDLQAHPETQFFISLADQYQIGLADKAQLAGLTNAYGVGQSSLPQNIQQIADGTEVAGYVVDFNMFMWLQVDEGLRAMQGMEVPYLDGDWESAARAVSHIVTVRNADQYLTPAGYVALPGFEDQFTTLWGK, encoded by the coding sequence ATGACTCGACGCATCACCTCGACGCTCCGGGCGGCAGCCGTGCTCGGCGCCTTCTCCCTCCTCGCCGCCGGCTGCTCGGCCGGCGGCGACGGGGGCGGCTCCACCGGAGCCGCCGGCGACTCCGTACCGCTCACCTACATGGCCAACGACGGCTCCTGCGCCAGCGGCCCCGCCGACGGCATCGACTTCGCCACCGCCGACGCGCTGGTGAAGACCTTCGAGGAGCCGGCCACCGAGATCCTCGCCACCGAGAAGCTCAAGGAGCCGATCGACCCGAACACCAAGGCGGTGTACCTCAACAACGGCACTCCGATCGCCGCCCTGTTCCAGGCGGGCCTCCAGACCGCGTCGGAGGCGGCGGGCATCCAGTTCGTCAACGTCGACACGGGAACGGATGCGCAGAGCATCAACTCAGCCCTCAACTCGGTCGTCGAGATGAATCCCGACATCGTCTTCGACCAGTCCGTCGACGCGCGGTTCTTCCAAGACCAGCTGGCTCAGCTCGAGCAGCAGGGCGCCGCGATCGTCTACGGCGGGCAGCTGAACGCCGACGAGTTCGGGCTCCGCGACTCGCTCGGCGGCGCGGGCAGCATCGAGGTGAACAGCAAGGTGCTGGCGAACGCCGCCGTCTCGCTCACCTGCGGCACCGCGACGGAGTTCGTCATGTACTCCATCCCCGAGATCCCGGCCTCCGAGATCCAGAACGAGGCGGTTCCCGCTGCGCTGAAGGAGCTCTGCCCCCAGTGCAACATCCGCACGGTCGACATCTCCATCGCCGACCCCAGCCCGGCCGACAAGATCGTCAGCGACCTGCAGGCGCATCCGGAGACGCAGTTCTTCATCTCGCTCGCCGACCAGTACCAGATCGGCCTCGCCGACAAGGCGCAGCTCGCCGGCCTCACCAACGCCTACGGCGTCGGCCAGTCGTCGCTGCCGCAGAACATCCAGCAGATCGCCGACGGCACCGAGGTCGCGGGCTACGTGGTCGACTTCAACATGTTCATGTGGCTGCAGGTCGACGAGGGTCTGCGCGCCATGCAGGGCATGGAGGTGCCCTACCTCGACGGTGACTGGGAGTCGGCGGCGCGTGCGGTGTCGCACATCGTCACCGTCCGCAACGCCGACCAGTACCTCACCCCGGCCGGCTACGTCGCGCTCCCGGGCTTCGAGGACCAGTTCACGACGCTCTGGGGCAAGTGA
- a CDS encoding sugar ABC transporter ATP-binding protein gives MTNLSPTVEASRDTSPLLHIEGMIKDFPGNRALDDVSLDVRSGEVVAVVGHNGSGKSTLVKILAGVYTSDGGTVELSSHDGVDTSLHIIHQDLGLANELTGIENLGITHYKGASSFAPFDRKKERAKARALISRFGEPFDVDVPISKLAPAQRSIIGIARALDGWQHPRNVLILDEPTEALHASEVKVLFDAVKKLAADGAGVIFISHRLDEVLDLADRVVVLRDGRKVADVERVGLDHDRLVSYVTGIPVGEAEHGENARVHGDVVLEIRGLAGEILDGIDLRVSAGEVVGVAGVLGSGREALPAMIFGSVPADVDSFTLAGKSYLKRSPGESIRRGVAFVPGDRAKLGSVRPMTARENVTLPELKSLTTGLGAISTAREKAHAASLVEAYDVKPPRAEQVFQQFSGGNQQKIVFAKWLRNKPRLLLLEEPTQGVDIGAKQAIYDAIDGAAEGGAGVLVCSSEAKELVRLCDRVLVLRDGRIAAELAGDELTETRLVIEGYGLKSEDEQ, from the coding sequence ATGACGAATCTCTCGCCGACCGTCGAGGCGAGCCGCGACACCTCGCCGCTGCTGCACATCGAAGGCATGATCAAGGACTTCCCGGGCAACCGGGCCCTCGATGACGTGTCGCTCGATGTCCGCAGCGGCGAGGTGGTCGCCGTCGTGGGGCACAACGGGTCGGGCAAGTCGACTCTCGTGAAGATCCTCGCCGGGGTGTACACCTCCGACGGCGGCACCGTGGAGCTCTCCTCCCACGACGGTGTCGACACCTCGTTGCACATCATCCACCAAGACCTGGGGCTCGCGAACGAGCTCACGGGCATCGAGAATCTGGGAATCACGCACTACAAGGGCGCGTCGTCGTTCGCGCCCTTCGACCGCAAGAAGGAGCGGGCCAAGGCCCGCGCCCTGATCAGCCGGTTCGGCGAGCCCTTCGACGTCGACGTGCCGATCAGCAAGCTGGCTCCGGCGCAGCGCTCGATCATCGGCATCGCCCGCGCGCTCGACGGGTGGCAGCATCCGCGCAACGTGCTCATCCTCGACGAGCCGACCGAGGCGCTCCACGCTTCGGAGGTGAAGGTGCTGTTCGACGCGGTGAAGAAGCTCGCGGCCGACGGTGCGGGTGTGATCTTCATCTCGCATCGGCTCGACGAGGTGCTCGATCTCGCCGACCGTGTGGTCGTGCTGCGCGACGGCCGCAAGGTCGCCGACGTGGAGCGGGTCGGGCTCGACCACGACCGGCTCGTCTCCTACGTCACCGGTATCCCGGTGGGTGAGGCCGAGCATGGCGAGAACGCGCGGGTGCACGGCGACGTCGTGCTCGAGATCCGCGGCCTCGCCGGTGAGATCCTCGACGGCATCGACCTGCGGGTGAGTGCGGGCGAGGTCGTCGGTGTCGCCGGTGTGCTCGGCTCCGGTCGTGAGGCGCTGCCGGCGATGATCTTCGGATCGGTGCCCGCTGACGTCGACTCGTTCACCTTGGCGGGGAAGTCGTATCTGAAGCGTTCACCGGGGGAGAGCATCCGTCGTGGTGTCGCGTTCGTGCCGGGTGACCGGGCCAAGCTGGGTTCGGTGCGGCCGATGACGGCGCGCGAGAACGTGACGCTTCCCGAACTGAAGTCGCTGACCACGGGGCTCGGTGCCATCAGCACCGCCCGGGAGAAGGCGCACGCGGCGTCGCTCGTGGAGGCGTATGACGTGAAGCCGCCGCGGGCGGAGCAGGTGTTCCAGCAGTTCTCGGGCGGTAATCAGCAGAAGATCGTGTTCGCGAAGTGGCTGCGGAACAAGCCGCGGTTGCTGCTGCTCGAAGAGCCCACTCAGGGTGTCGACATCGGCGCGAAGCAGGCGATCTACGACGCGATCGACGGCGCGGCCGAGGGTGGGGCGGGCGTGCTCGTGTGCTCCTCCGAGGCGAAGGAGCTGGTGCGGCTGTGTGATCGCGTGCTGGTGCTGCGCGACGGGAGGATCGCCGCTGAACTGGCGGGCGACGAGCTGACGGAGACGCGGCTGGTCATCGAAGGCTATGGATTGAAGAGCGAGGACGAGCAGTGA
- a CDS encoding NAD(P)-dependent oxidoreductase — MSTDPTHDGTTEAGEIAARTTIGFLGLGSMGSGMARRLVDAGHDVVVWNRSPAAVDELEAAGARRAASAAEALAPELSFSMLANDEAVQSVLDEAAIAELGRRGATHVMMASISPDLADRLAQAFEKAGAVYVAAPVLGRPPVAAAGQLNILAAGPTEALDRVEPYFAELGKRTWRVSDRPSVANAVKAAVNYNIIHAMQAIGESVAMTERQGVDPELFTELLSSTLFGGVVYSGYGGMIARGEYTPPGFHIGLGRKDLGLARQVADAGGVSPATMPALEAVFEAALADPDLKDADWSAIAEVTRRDLL; from the coding sequence GTGAGCACGGACCCCACGCACGACGGCACCACCGAGGCCGGTGAGATCGCCGCCCGCACCACGATCGGCTTCCTCGGCCTCGGCTCGATGGGCTCGGGCATGGCCCGCCGCCTCGTCGACGCCGGCCACGACGTGGTGGTGTGGAACCGCTCCCCCGCCGCCGTCGACGAACTCGAGGCCGCGGGCGCCCGGCGGGCGGCGAGTGCCGCCGAGGCGCTCGCGCCCGAGCTGTCGTTCTCGATGCTCGCCAACGACGAGGCCGTGCAGAGCGTGCTCGACGAGGCGGCGATCGCCGAGCTCGGGCGCCGTGGTGCGACCCACGTCATGATGGCGTCGATCAGCCCCGACCTCGCCGACCGGCTGGCGCAGGCGTTCGAGAAGGCAGGAGCCGTCTACGTAGCGGCCCCCGTGCTCGGGCGCCCGCCCGTGGCCGCGGCGGGGCAGCTCAACATCCTCGCCGCGGGGCCCACCGAGGCGCTCGACCGGGTGGAGCCGTACTTCGCCGAGCTCGGCAAGCGCACCTGGCGCGTCTCCGATCGCCCCTCGGTCGCGAACGCGGTGAAGGCGGCGGTGAACTACAACATCATCCACGCCATGCAGGCGATCGGCGAGTCGGTCGCCATGACCGAGCGCCAGGGCGTCGACCCCGAGCTCTTCACCGAGCTGCTGTCGAGCACCCTGTTCGGCGGCGTGGTCTACTCCGGTTACGGCGGCATGATCGCCCGCGGCGAGTACACGCCCCCCGGGTTCCACATCGGCCTTGGCCGCAAAGACCTCGGTCTCGCGCGCCAGGTGGCGGATGCGGGGGGCGTCTCCCCCGCGACGATGCCGGCTCTCGAGGCGGTCTTCGAGGCAGCCCTCGCCGATCCCGACCTCAAAGACGCCGACTGGAGCGCGATCGCCGAGGTGACCCGGCGCGACCTGCTGTAG
- a CDS encoding M24 family metallopeptidase, whose amino-acid sequence MKSTGTTGTNAVDWEERVDMDRLRDARLARLKAELDLSELGAVLAFDFSNIRYMSATHIGTWAMDKLIRFALLTRNTDPVVWDFGSAAKHHKLYNPWLDTTTAEMDADPNAPHEGAKRPRLESGARAGISTLRGAFPPEAEIAQKVAKKIKRELEKFGLANQPLGVDVIELPILFALQQEGIQVVDGQQVFMEARRVKTPDEIRLLTQAASMVDAAYEDLYRFLRPGVRENEAVGLVAKTLYDLGSEYVEGVNAISGERCSPHPHVFSDRLIRPGDPAFFDILHSFNGYRTCYYRTFAVGSASSAQRDAYTRAREYMDRAIALVKPGATTADIVSVWPTAQEFGFADEEAAFALQYGHGVGLSIWEKPIFSRLTSLDHPETLQEGNVFALETYWPSADGWGAARIEEEVVVTADGCEVITKFPAEELLVAGKRYYTIDGPLNLERDSQSHLNTTWGRGEA is encoded by the coding sequence ATGAAGAGCACCGGAACGACCGGGACCAACGCCGTCGACTGGGAGGAGCGCGTCGACATGGATCGGCTGCGCGACGCCCGCCTGGCCCGATTGAAGGCCGAGCTCGACCTGTCGGAGCTCGGTGCGGTGCTCGCGTTCGACTTCTCGAACATCCGGTACATGAGTGCCACGCACATCGGCACCTGGGCGATGGACAAGCTGATCCGTTTCGCCCTCCTCACGCGCAACACCGACCCCGTGGTGTGGGACTTCGGGTCGGCGGCGAAGCACCACAAGCTCTACAACCCCTGGCTCGACACGACGACCGCCGAGATGGACGCCGACCCCAACGCCCCGCACGAGGGCGCCAAGCGTCCGCGCCTGGAGTCGGGCGCGCGCGCTGGCATCTCCACCCTCCGCGGAGCCTTCCCGCCCGAGGCCGAGATCGCGCAGAAGGTGGCGAAGAAGATCAAGCGCGAGCTCGAGAAGTTCGGGCTGGCGAACCAGCCGCTCGGCGTCGACGTGATCGAGCTGCCCATCCTGTTCGCCCTGCAGCAGGAGGGCATCCAGGTCGTCGACGGCCAGCAGGTGTTCATGGAGGCGCGTCGGGTGAAGACGCCCGACGAGATCCGCCTGCTCACCCAGGCCGCCTCGATGGTCGACGCCGCCTACGAAGACCTGTACCGGTTCCTCCGCCCCGGCGTGCGCGAGAACGAGGCCGTCGGTCTCGTCGCGAAGACCCTCTACGACCTCGGCTCCGAGTACGTCGAGGGGGTCAACGCGATCTCGGGCGAGCGCTGCTCGCCGCACCCGCACGTGTTCTCCGACCGGCTCATCCGCCCCGGCGACCCGGCGTTCTTCGACATCCTGCACTCCTTCAACGGCTACCGCACCTGCTACTACCGCACCTTCGCGGTCGGCTCGGCGAGTTCCGCCCAGCGAGACGCGTACACCCGCGCCCGCGAGTACATGGACCGCGCCATCGCCCTGGTGAAGCCGGGCGCCACCACCGCCGACATCGTCTCGGTGTGGCCCACCGCCCAGGAGTTCGGCTTCGCCGACGAGGAGGCGGCCTTCGCCCTCCAGTACGGCCACGGCGTGGGCCTGTCCATCTGGGAGAAGCCGATCTTCTCGCGCCTGACCTCGCTCGACCACCCCGAGACCCTGCAGGAGGGCAACGTGTTCGCGCTCGAGACCTACTGGCCCTCGGCCGACGGATGGGGCGCCGCCCGCATCGAGGAAGAGGTCGTCGTGACCGCAGACGGCTGCGAGGTCATCACGAAGTTCCCGGCCGAGGAACTGCTCGTGGCGGGCAAGCGCTACTACACCATCGACGGACCGCTGAACCTCGAGCGCGACTCGCAGTCGCACCTCAACACCACGTGGGGACGCGGCGAAGCGTGA
- a CDS encoding helix-turn-helix domain-containing protein, producing MPDSLGERLREARTKRGLSLRSVAQSLGVSASLISQVEIGKTQPSVQTLYALASHLGVSLDELVGLPAGPAPEDTKTPEMFGHSGPALPDVQRGAENPVIEMENGVRWERLAVGAGGPVDALLVTYEPGAASSVEGKLMRHAGVEYAYLLEGELTLHIDFDTHVLQPGDSLQFDSVRPHLYSNQGSVPAKGVWFVFGRRQHNQSMRDAPVVSSAAAVGSASAPGSAVDVLRAMDGL from the coding sequence ATGCCGGACAGCCTCGGTGAACGCCTACGCGAAGCCCGCACCAAGCGCGGACTAAGTCTGCGCAGCGTCGCGCAGTCGCTCGGCGTCTCGGCCTCGCTCATCTCGCAGGTCGAGATCGGCAAGACGCAGCCCTCGGTGCAGACGCTGTACGCGCTGGCGAGCCATCTCGGCGTCTCGCTCGACGAGCTCGTGGGCCTGCCGGCCGGGCCTGCGCCCGAAGACACGAAGACCCCTGAGATGTTCGGGCACTCGGGGCCCGCGTTGCCCGACGTGCAGCGGGGAGCAGAGAATCCCGTCATCGAGATGGAGAACGGCGTGCGCTGGGAGCGGCTCGCCGTCGGTGCGGGCGGCCCCGTCGACGCCCTCCTCGTCACTTACGAGCCCGGCGCCGCGAGTTCGGTCGAGGGCAAGCTGATGAGGCACGCCGGTGTGGAGTACGCATACCTGCTCGAGGGCGAGCTCACCCTGCACATCGACTTCGACACCCACGTGCTGCAGCCGGGCGACTCGTTGCAGTTCGACTCGGTGCGACCCCACCTGTACTCCAACCAGGGCAGCGTTCCGGCGAAGGGTGTGTGGTTCGTCTTCGGGCGGCGTCAGCACAACCAGTCGATGCGGGATGCACCTGTGGTGTCGAGCGCGGCGGCGGTGGGTTCTGCGTCGGCGCCGGGATCGGCGGTCGACGTGCTCCGCGCAATGGACGGGCTGTAG
- a CDS encoding zinc-binding dehydrogenase has protein sequence MTLEKTVRAAVLHDVGDLRIEDHPTPTPGAGEVLIRVAVCGVCGSDATEFGHHLALAKPPVALGHEFAGVVEAVGPGVTAPPVGATVVSGAGISCGECKPCRQGRTNLCRSYSTIGFHHDGGLSGYVVSPASITLDVSDSGLSLDTLGLTQPMAIAVHAVRRSGLSAGDDAVVVGVGGIGAFITVAAAATGARVLVVDLNDERLELAQRLGAAETLKAGTTSLTEQLDELGMDVDVFFEVSGSGPGLASVLDAAKPGATIVPVGIQRGEPALPLGKWTLSEYTIIGTVAHVFSTDFPEAVRLLGTRDDWSDIAGEVIPLDRVADDALQPLLEGRSTQIKTLVDPWATDARPAVHRKS, from the coding sequence GTGACCCTGGAGAAGACCGTGCGCGCAGCAGTGCTGCACGACGTCGGCGATCTGCGCATCGAAGACCACCCGACACCGACGCCCGGGGCTGGCGAGGTGCTCATCAGGGTCGCGGTCTGCGGCGTCTGCGGCAGCGACGCCACCGAGTTCGGCCATCACCTCGCTCTCGCGAAGCCGCCGGTCGCGCTCGGCCACGAGTTCGCCGGCGTCGTCGAGGCCGTCGGCCCCGGCGTCACCGCACCCCCGGTCGGCGCGACCGTGGTGAGCGGCGCGGGCATCTCCTGCGGCGAGTGCAAGCCGTGCCGCCAAGGCCGCACCAACCTGTGCCGCAGTTACTCCACCATCGGCTTCCATCACGACGGCGGGCTGTCGGGCTACGTCGTCTCACCCGCGTCGATCACGCTCGACGTCTCCGACTCGGGTCTCTCCCTCGACACCCTCGGGCTCACCCAGCCGATGGCGATCGCCGTGCACGCGGTGCGGCGCAGCGGACTGTCGGCGGGCGATGACGCCGTGGTGGTCGGCGTCGGCGGCATCGGGGCGTTCATCACCGTCGCCGCCGCGGCCACCGGGGCGCGCGTGCTCGTCGTCGACCTGAACGACGAGCGTCTCGAGCTCGCTCAGCGCCTCGGCGCGGCGGAGACGCTGAAGGCCGGCACCACCTCGCTCACGGAGCAGCTCGACGAGCTCGGCATGGATGTCGACGTGTTCTTCGAGGTCAGCGGCTCCGGCCCCGGCCTGGCCTCGGTGCTCGACGCAGCGAAGCCCGGCGCGACGATCGTGCCGGTCGGCATCCAGCGCGGCGAGCCGGCCCTGCCCCTCGGAAAGTGGACCCTCAGCGAGTACACGATCATCGGCACGGTCGCGCACGTCTTCTCGACCGACTTCCCCGAGGCAGTGCGTCTGCTCGGCACCCGCGACGACTGGTCGGACATCGCGGGCGAGGTCATCCCGCTCGACCGCGTGGCCGACGACGCACTCCAGCCCCTCCTCGAGGGCCGCAGCACGCAGATCAAGACGCTGGTCGACCCCTGGGCGACGGATGCGCGCCCCGCGGTGCACAGGAAGAGCTGA
- a CDS encoding Dabb family protein has protein sequence MILHIASFRWKDDVTEADVSGLTDALREMAKGIPEIKSYTAGPNLHLRPAGADYGVAAILDDAAGLDSYLDHPDHLAVYEKFLSRMISERSAAQLPLTEGAFA, from the coding sequence ATGATCCTCCACATCGCCTCATTCCGTTGGAAGGACGACGTGACCGAAGCCGACGTGAGCGGGCTCACCGATGCCCTCCGCGAGATGGCGAAGGGCATCCCCGAGATCAAGTCCTACACGGCGGGGCCCAACCTGCACTTGCGCCCGGCCGGCGCCGACTACGGCGTCGCGGCCATCCTCGACGATGCGGCAGGGCTCGACAGCTACCTCGACCACCCCGACCACCTCGCGGTCTATGAGAAGTTCCTCAGCCGCATGATCTCCGAGCGCTCCGCCGCTCAGCTGCCCCTCACCGAAGGGGCCTTCGCGTGA
- a CDS encoding ketopantoate reductase family protein: MSGPRIAVLGAGANGASIGADLTNAGLDVVLIEQWPAHVERMRAEGVRIITPESELHVRPRVINLCEVAELRQSFDVVLMLMKAYDSRWAAELIRPYLAEDGLMAGVQNGMTARVVEDVVGAHRTIGTVIECSATMNEPGVVHRHTGVDRSWFAVGELPGGPAGRSEEIAALLRHSGTVAHFDDIEAAKWMKLVSNSTLLVTSAILGLPMLDALHTPGYRELMVAAGNEAIAVGMALGHPVLPIFGLTADEISDPDRVVEIMTDKLFAGFVVPGATTTVLQDWEKGRHSEVDDLNGHVLEVGRRLGVPTPVNAAVVEVAHRIERGEARPEPGHLAELSRAIA, encoded by the coding sequence ATGAGCGGACCTCGCATCGCTGTTCTGGGGGCAGGCGCCAACGGCGCCTCCATCGGGGCCGATCTCACGAACGCCGGTCTCGACGTGGTGCTGATCGAGCAGTGGCCGGCGCATGTCGAGCGGATGCGCGCCGAGGGTGTGCGCATCATCACCCCTGAGAGCGAACTGCACGTGCGCCCGAGGGTCATCAACCTCTGCGAGGTCGCCGAGCTCCGGCAGTCGTTCGACGTGGTGCTGATGCTCATGAAGGCCTACGACTCCCGTTGGGCTGCAGAGCTCATCCGCCCCTATCTCGCCGAAGACGGCCTCATGGCCGGGGTGCAGAACGGCATGACCGCCCGCGTCGTCGAAGACGTCGTGGGTGCGCACCGCACGATCGGAACGGTGATCGAGTGCTCGGCGACGATGAACGAGCCCGGGGTCGTGCATCGGCACACCGGTGTCGATCGCTCATGGTTCGCTGTGGGTGAGCTGCCCGGCGGGCCCGCGGGGCGCTCCGAGGAGATCGCCGCGCTGTTGCGGCACTCCGGCACCGTGGCGCACTTCGACGACATCGAGGCGGCGAAGTGGATGAAGCTGGTGAGCAACTCCACGTTGCTCGTCACCTCCGCCATCCTCGGCCTCCCCATGCTCGACGCCCTGCACACCCCGGGTTACCGGGAGCTCATGGTGGCGGCGGGCAACGAGGCGATCGCCGTGGGTATGGCCCTCGGTCACCCTGTGCTCCCCATCTTCGGTCTCACCGCCGACGAGATCTCCGACCCCGATCGGGTGGTCGAGATCATGACCGACAAGCTTTTCGCGGGCTTCGTCGTTCCCGGTGCGACCACGACCGTGCTGCAGGACTGGGAGAAGGGCCGCCACAGCGAGGTCGATGACCTCAACGGACACGTGCTCGAGGTCGGGCGTCGCCTCGGCGTGCCGACCCCGGTGAATGCTGCCGTGGTGGAGGTCGCGCACCGCATCGAACGGGGCGAGGCGCGCCCCGAACCCGGGCATCTGGCGGAGCTGTCTCGAGCCATCGCGTGA
- a CDS encoding DMT family transporter, translating into MRSPVLATAATLAAGAAVAVQTSVNGHVSVDTGSPVLATAVNHGSALAIALIVALAMGALPRAVRSLKARRSEIKRWWFFGGLMGFVAVLAIITVTPEVGVVAVGVAITLGQLIGSVIADSFNLGPGGKRRLNLLRTVGLGVAVVAVLVGAIGRFDVSNALVIPIVVLAGVVIAIQQAANGWLVVVTGEFAAMSVINFLTSGVFVGLALVVSLFVHPIDFGSLPPWAPLGGLLGAVIGVVTALTVRTIGVLSAILCIAAGQAIASVLLDLVVPVDALGLTPTAVVGAVLAVAAVGIAGLGAAAAARRRGPISDADATTAVAPR; encoded by the coding sequence GTGAGGTCGCCCGTGCTGGCGACGGCGGCGACCCTCGCCGCTGGCGCCGCCGTGGCCGTGCAGACCTCGGTGAACGGGCACGTCAGCGTCGACACCGGGTCGCCGGTGCTCGCCACGGCGGTGAACCACGGCTCGGCGCTCGCGATCGCCCTGATCGTCGCCCTCGCGATGGGCGCCCTCCCTCGCGCGGTGCGGTCGCTGAAAGCGCGGCGGAGCGAGATCAAGCGCTGGTGGTTCTTCGGTGGTCTCATGGGCTTCGTCGCCGTGCTGGCCATCATCACCGTCACCCCCGAGGTCGGTGTGGTGGCCGTCGGGGTGGCCATCACCCTGGGACAGCTGATCGGCTCGGTGATCGCCGACTCCTTCAACCTCGGGCCCGGAGGAAAACGCCGCCTGAACCTGCTGCGCACCGTCGGGCTCGGTGTCGCAGTCGTGGCGGTGCTCGTGGGCGCGATCGGTCGCTTCGACGTGAGCAACGCCCTCGTCATCCCGATCGTCGTGCTGGCGGGTGTCGTCATCGCCATCCAGCAGGCCGCCAACGGCTGGCTCGTCGTGGTGACGGGCGAGTTCGCGGCGATGTCTGTCATCAACTTCCTCACCTCGGGGGTCTTCGTGGGGTTGGCGCTGGTGGTGTCGTTGTTCGTGCATCCGATCGACTTCGGGTCGTTGCCGCCGTGGGCTCCGCTCGGCGGGCTGCTCGGCGCGGTGATCGGAGTGGTGACCGCGCTCACCGTGCGCACCATCGGGGTGCTGAGCGCCATCCTGTGCATCGCCGCCGGCCAGGCCATCGCGTCGGTGCTGCTCGACCTGGTGGTGCCGGTCGACGCCCTCGGGCTCACGCCCACCGCCGTCGTCGGCGCGGTGCTCGCCGTGGCGGCTGTCGGCATCGCCGGGCTCGGGGCAGCCGCTGCGGCCCGTCGTCGCGGCCCGATCTCAGACGCCGACGCGACCACGGCGGTGGCTCCCCGATGA